The following are from one region of the Erwinia billingiae Eb661 genome:
- a CDS encoding alpha-2-macroglobulin family protein, with product MNVKRNGLYVAAFLSLLLLGGCDQKEETSSTPASQSASDKAPASKPPLLSDAQRAAEAKRDAGKSLTLIDASEVQLDGASTLVLTFSIPLDDRQNYASQLHLIDTKTGAVEGGWELSPSRKELRFRHLEPARELTVSVDSGIKAANGAVLEQAFQQKIATRDVQPMVGFASRGSLLPTKVTQGLPVLALNINSIDVDFFRVKPASLPSFLASWQYGTTLSSWQSQDVLTKADLVYTGRFDFNPQRNTREKMLLPLSNIDALKQPGVYLAVMKQAGSYNYSNPATLFTLSDIGLSLHQFPQTLALFSQSLESGAALPGTQLSLLDEKGQVLAEATADAQGHAEFARFPKAKIVLAKLGEQTTLLDLTRPALDLAEFAVAGPEGYDKQIFIFGPRDLYRPGETVVINALMRDADGQPLAPQPVTLEVVKPDGEVARTLVWLPENGLYQYRFTLPESATTGKWSFRLNTGDNRKRSWAFNVEDFMPERMALTLKSSPLPQSMEEDAAFQVNGRYLYGAPAAGNTLQGQLFLRPLRDAVASLPGYQFGDINESDLKRTLDEVDLKLDAEGNSSVVAESSWKQVHSPLTVILQASLLEAGGRPVTRRASQAIWPAEILPGIRPLFGNKDVYDYRSDSYHSQPMVEEGSTAAFDLVYANSRGKKLAAQDLNVRLIHERRDYYWSFSDSEGWQSRFDQKDLVEDEHNVTIAADGSTRVEYPVDWGSYRLEVRDPENNVLSSVRFWAGYSWQDNTDGSGALRPDQVKLKLDKPAYKPGEKARVHVESPAAGKGYLMVESSNGPLWWQEITVPAGGMDVDVPVDNAWKRHDLYLSALVIRPGDKTQGSTPKRAVGLLHLPLAQENRRLSLSLDAAEKIRPQQTLKVKVKAGVSQGPVPQKITVLLSAVDSGVLSITDYKTPDPWEAFFGRKRYNADQYDVYGQLIEGSGRLAALRFGGDGDDEDPLTRGGQKPVTHVNIVAQQLQAVTLDANGEGTLELAIPEFNGELRVMAQAWSDSDFGSAEKKVVVAAPLVSELATPRFMAGGDRARLAMDLTNLTPQPQTLQIAFSAGGLLKLDDPQTQSVILKAGERKTLFLPVTASAGFGDGDVSTEITGLSLPGEAFKPMKQQWKIGVRPAYPGVTRSFSSVLHAGEPWALPADALSGLATETLQGQLVLSNKPPLNIARYIAELYAYPYGCLEQTTSGLYPSLFTNQLQLKALGIKTSTDEARRASIDLGIDRLAGMQRANGGFGLWSKESPEEFWLTAYVTDFLVRANEMGYGVEKSVIENADQRLLRYLQDPTQIEVYYSQDSFASRFSVQAYAALVLARQQKAPLGALRALFDKQGQAKTGLSLVQLGVALKLMGDRPRSEQALNLGLATQRSQKESWLGDYGSDIRDQAMIYVLLSENKLLPQAQDSLLLTLTQNLNGKRWLSTQENNALFLVGRALTDASGSAWQATLNGSSLNGKGPVTTPLNFPELAEGVQLQNDSADAIYSRLDVVGYPTAKPAPFNSVLNVTRRYLDLQGKEISLENLKSGDLLLVSLKVWADRRVPDALVVDLLPAGLELENQNLANSSASLQESAADVQELMGDMQQANIKHIEFRDDRFVAAVDVDGYRPVTLLYLARAVTPGQYLMPPPQVESMYVPQWRALGTTPDSLTIH from the coding sequence ATGAACGTTAAACGGAATGGATTATATGTTGCGGCTTTTCTCTCGCTGCTGCTGTTAGGTGGCTGCGATCAAAAAGAAGAAACATCATCGACACCGGCCAGCCAGAGTGCATCTGATAAGGCGCCAGCCAGTAAGCCTCCCTTACTAAGTGACGCGCAGAGGGCAGCTGAAGCTAAACGTGATGCGGGTAAATCATTAACGCTTATTGATGCTTCCGAAGTGCAGCTGGATGGCGCCTCCACGCTGGTGCTGACGTTTTCCATCCCGCTTGACGATCGGCAAAACTATGCCAGCCAGTTACATTTGATCGACACCAAAACCGGTGCAGTCGAAGGCGGATGGGAGCTTTCTCCCTCGCGTAAAGAACTGCGTTTCCGTCATCTTGAACCGGCGCGTGAGCTGACCGTCTCGGTTGATAGCGGGATAAAAGCCGCCAATGGCGCTGTCCTTGAGCAGGCCTTCCAGCAAAAAATAGCCACGCGTGACGTGCAGCCGATGGTTGGCTTTGCCAGCCGCGGTTCTCTTCTGCCGACCAAAGTTACGCAGGGTCTGCCGGTTCTGGCGCTCAACATTAACAGCATTGATGTCGATTTCTTCCGGGTAAAACCGGCTTCACTGCCTTCTTTTCTGGCGTCCTGGCAATATGGCACCACGCTTTCCAGCTGGCAGTCACAAGATGTGCTGACCAAAGCCGACCTGGTCTACACCGGCCGTTTTGATTTCAATCCGCAGCGCAATACCCGTGAAAAAATGCTGCTGCCGCTCAGCAACATTGACGCGCTTAAACAGCCTGGCGTGTATCTGGCAGTGATGAAGCAGGCCGGTTCCTATAACTACAGCAACCCCGCCACGCTATTCACGCTGAGCGATATCGGCCTGTCTCTGCATCAGTTCCCGCAAACGCTGGCATTGTTCAGCCAGAGCCTGGAAAGCGGGGCGGCTCTGCCTGGTACTCAGCTTTCACTGTTGGACGAAAAAGGGCAGGTTCTGGCCGAAGCGACTGCGGATGCGCAGGGCCATGCGGAATTTGCCCGCTTCCCGAAAGCCAAAATCGTGCTGGCAAAGCTGGGTGAGCAAACCACGCTGTTGGATCTGACGCGTCCGGCATTGGATCTGGCGGAATTCGCGGTGGCTGGCCCGGAAGGGTACGACAAGCAGATCTTTATCTTTGGCCCACGCGACCTGTATCGCCCGGGTGAGACGGTGGTGATCAATGCGCTGATGCGTGATGCCGATGGTCAACCTTTGGCTCCTCAGCCGGTCACGCTGGAAGTGGTTAAGCCGGATGGCGAGGTTGCCCGCACGTTAGTCTGGCTGCCAGAAAATGGCCTCTATCAATATCGTTTCACCTTGCCGGAGTCGGCAACCACCGGCAAATGGTCATTCCGCCTGAATACCGGCGATAACCGTAAACGAAGCTGGGCGTTTAACGTAGAAGACTTTATGCCAGAGCGCATGGCATTAACCCTGAAAAGCAGCCCACTTCCGCAGTCTATGGAGGAGGATGCTGCCTTCCAGGTGAATGGCCGTTATCTGTATGGTGCTCCGGCTGCCGGAAACACTCTGCAAGGTCAACTGTTCCTGCGCCCGCTGAGGGATGCTGTCGCCAGCCTGCCAGGCTATCAGTTTGGCGATATCAATGAATCCGACCTGAAACGCACGCTTGATGAAGTTGACCTCAAGCTGGACGCCGAGGGCAACAGCAGCGTGGTGGCCGAATCGAGCTGGAAACAGGTGCATTCACCGCTGACCGTCATTCTGCAGGCCAGCCTGCTGGAGGCGGGTGGCCGACCGGTGACGCGCCGTGCTTCTCAGGCGATTTGGCCTGCTGAGATTTTACCCGGTATCCGGCCTTTATTTGGTAATAAGGACGTGTACGATTATCGCAGCGACAGTTATCACAGCCAGCCCATGGTGGAAGAGGGCAGTACCGCCGCCTTTGATTTGGTGTATGCCAACAGTCGCGGCAAGAAGTTGGCTGCCCAGGATTTGAATGTCCGTTTGATCCATGAACGCCGCGATTATTACTGGAGCTTCTCGGACAGCGAAGGCTGGCAGTCCCGCTTCGATCAGAAAGATCTGGTTGAAGATGAACACAACGTCACCATTGCCGCTGACGGCAGCACGCGTGTCGAATACCCAGTGGACTGGGGATCTTACCGTCTTGAAGTGCGTGACCCGGAGAATAATGTGCTCAGCAGCGTGCGCTTCTGGGCAGGCTACAGCTGGCAGGATAATACCGATGGCTCCGGGGCACTGCGGCCGGATCAGGTCAAGTTAAAGCTCGATAAACCGGCTTATAAACCGGGTGAGAAAGCCAGGGTGCACGTTGAATCTCCGGCTGCGGGTAAAGGCTATCTGATGGTGGAGTCCAGTAACGGTCCATTGTGGTGGCAGGAGATCACCGTACCGGCAGGTGGCATGGATGTTGACGTGCCGGTTGATAACGCCTGGAAACGCCATGACCTGTACCTCAGCGCGCTGGTGATCCGCCCTGGGGATAAAACCCAGGGAAGCACGCCAAAACGTGCGGTAGGCTTACTGCATCTTCCGCTGGCGCAAGAGAACCGACGTTTGTCCCTCAGCCTGGATGCCGCAGAGAAAATTCGCCCGCAGCAGACGCTGAAAGTGAAGGTGAAAGCGGGCGTTTCGCAGGGACCTGTGCCGCAAAAAATCACCGTACTGCTGTCAGCTGTTGATAGTGGTGTCTTAAGCATTACCGATTACAAAACGCCGGACCCGTGGGAAGCCTTCTTTGGCCGCAAACGGTACAACGCCGATCAATATGATGTTTACGGTCAGCTGATTGAAGGCAGCGGTCGCCTGGCGGCACTGCGCTTCGGTGGTGACGGCGATGACGAAGATCCGTTAACCCGTGGCGGGCAGAAACCGGTCACTCACGTCAATATTGTGGCCCAACAGCTGCAGGCCGTTACGCTGGATGCCAATGGCGAGGGCACGCTTGAGCTGGCAATACCGGAGTTCAACGGTGAACTGCGCGTAATGGCGCAGGCCTGGAGTGATAGCGACTTTGGTTCGGCAGAGAAGAAAGTGGTTGTCGCGGCACCGTTAGTCAGTGAACTGGCGACGCCGCGCTTTATGGCGGGTGGCGACCGCGCCAGGCTGGCGATGGACCTGACTAACCTGACCCCACAGCCGCAAACGCTGCAAATAGCGTTCAGTGCGGGTGGTTTGCTTAAGCTGGATGATCCGCAGACGCAATCAGTGATCCTGAAAGCAGGAGAACGCAAAACGCTGTTCCTGCCCGTCACCGCCTCAGCCGGATTTGGAGATGGCGACGTCAGCACGGAAATTACTGGCCTGTCGCTGCCAGGTGAAGCGTTCAAACCGATGAAACAACAATGGAAAATTGGCGTTCGTCCAGCCTATCCGGGCGTGACGCGCAGCTTTAGCAGCGTGCTACATGCGGGTGAGCCGTGGGCCTTGCCGGCAGATGCGCTTTCTGGTCTGGCAACGGAAACCCTGCAGGGGCAGCTGGTATTAAGCAATAAACCTCCGCTGAATATCGCCCGCTATATTGCCGAACTCTACGCATACCCGTACGGCTGTCTGGAGCAGACAACCAGCGGACTCTATCCTTCACTGTTTACCAATCAATTGCAGTTGAAGGCGCTGGGGATCAAGACCAGCACTGATGAAGCGCGGCGGGCCTCCATCGATCTGGGCATTGACCGTCTGGCGGGAATGCAGCGTGCAAACGGCGGCTTTGGCTTGTGGAGCAAAGAGAGTCCGGAAGAGTTTTGGCTGACGGCCTACGTCACTGATTTCCTCGTGCGGGCCAACGAGATGGGCTATGGCGTGGAAAAATCAGTGATTGAAAATGCAGACCAGCGCCTGCTGCGCTATCTGCAGGACCCCACTCAGATCGAGGTTTACTACAGCCAGGATAGCTTTGCCTCCCGCTTTAGCGTTCAGGCATATGCTGCGCTGGTCCTTGCGCGTCAGCAAAAAGCGCCACTGGGCGCACTGCGTGCCCTGTTCGATAAACAAGGTCAGGCGAAAACCGGGCTGTCGCTGGTCCAACTGGGCGTTGCATTGAAATTAATGGGCGATCGGCCGCGTTCTGAACAAGCCCTGAACCTCGGACTGGCGACGCAGCGCAGCCAGAAAGAGAGCTGGCTGGGCGATTACGGCAGCGACATCCGCGACCAGGCCATGATCTACGTGTTGTTGTCAGAGAATAAGCTTCTGCCACAGGCGCAGGACAGCTTACTGCTTACGTTGACGCAGAACTTGAATGGTAAGCGCTGGCTGTCTACTCAGGAAAATAATGCCCTGTTCCTGGTGGGCAGGGCGCTGACCGATGCCTCAGGTTCAGCCTGGCAGGCCACGCTCAACGGCAGTTCCCTCAATGGTAAAGGACCGGTGACCACGCCATTAAACTTCCCAGAGCTGGCGGAAGGGGTTCAGTTGCAAAACGATTCTGCGGATGCCATTTACAGTCGACTGGATGTGGTTGGCTACCCAACGGCTAAGCCGGCGCCTTTCAACAGTGTGCTGAATGTCACCCGACGCTATCTTGATCTTCAGGGCAAGGAGATCTCACTGGAAAACCTGAAGAGCGGTGATTTGCTGCTGGTCAGCCTGAAGGTCTGGGCGGATCGCCGGGTGCCAGATGCGCTGGTGGTCGATCTTCTGCCGGCGGGACTTGAGTTGGAAAACCAGAACCTGGCCAACAGCAGCGCCAGCCTGCAGGAGAGCGCCGCCGATGTGCAGGAGTTGATGGGGGATATGCAGCAGGCCAATATCAAACACATCGAGTTCCGCGACGATCGCTTTGTTGCCGCGGTGGATGTGGATGGCTATCGCCCGGTTACCCTGCTTTATCTGGCAAGGGCGGTGACGCCGGGTCAGTACCTGATGCCGCCTCCACAGGTGGAATCGATGTATGTCCCACAATGGCGGGCGCTGGGAACTACGCCAGACAGCCTGACGATTCACTGA
- the sseA gene encoding 3-mercaptopyruvate sulfurtransferase — translation MTSSFFVTADWLAEHLSDPDLQIVDARMLPPGMENQRDIKAEYLAKHLPAAPFFDIEALSDHTSPYPHMLPRAETFAVAMRELGVNSDKHLVVYDEGNLFSAPRAWWMLREFGVAKVSILAGGLKGWEDAGYALESGAVDLPEAEFDARFDSKLVKRLTDVLLISHEGGAQILDARAANRFRGEVDEPRPGLHRGRIPNSLNVPWNSLVEDGELKSPKALEEIFSQQGVDLTQPIVTSCGSGVTAVVVILALTTLGVENVTLYDGSWGEWGSRDDLPIAVG, via the coding sequence ATGACATCCTCTTTCTTTGTTACCGCCGACTGGCTGGCAGAACACCTTTCGGATCCCGATCTGCAAATTGTAGACGCACGCATGTTGCCTCCGGGTATGGAAAACCAGCGGGACATTAAGGCTGAATATCTGGCAAAGCACCTGCCTGCCGCGCCGTTCTTTGATATCGAAGCCCTGTCGGATCACACCAGCCCTTACCCGCATATGTTGCCGAGGGCGGAAACCTTTGCCGTTGCGATGCGTGAGCTGGGGGTCAACAGCGATAAACACCTGGTGGTTTACGATGAGGGCAACCTGTTCTCTGCTCCACGCGCCTGGTGGATGCTGCGTGAGTTCGGCGTGGCGAAGGTGTCGATTCTGGCTGGCGGATTAAAAGGCTGGGAAGATGCCGGTTATGCGCTGGAAAGCGGTGCGGTTGACCTGCCCGAAGCGGAATTTGACGCCCGCTTTGACAGCAAACTGGTGAAACGCCTGACCGACGTGCTGTTAATCAGTCATGAAGGCGGCGCGCAAATTTTGGATGCGCGAGCAGCTAACCGTTTCAGAGGCGAAGTGGATGAACCTCGTCCCGGCCTGCACCGTGGACGCATTCCTAACAGCCTGAATGTGCCGTGGAATTCGTTGGTCGAAGACGGTGAGTTGAAGTCGCCCAAGGCGCTGGAAGAGATTTTCAGCCAGCAAGGCGTCGATCTTACCCAGCCGATCGTCACCAGCTGTGGCTCCGGCGTGACGGCGGTGGTGGTCATTCTGGCGTTGACCACGCTGGGCGTCGAAAACGTTACGCTGTATGACGGCTCCTGGGGAGAATGGGGAAGTCGTGACGATCTGCCCATCGCCGTCGGCTGA
- the sseB gene encoding enhanced serine sensitivity protein SseB, producing the protein MNETNQRLEEVLKLAATEPAHRPEFFALLMDASVWVPGESPEEQAVTAESQVDLQHWEKDDGTSIIPFFTSVEAMEQAVTEEQPFLVMPVRTLFEMTVGETLFLNPKLPTGKEFSPREITSLLGEGANALSQQTVLEGGTSLLLSEIAEPPAQMIDSLTQLFAKYKQVRRAYVAHIKEAAEDRPNLLIGIEADSDIEAIIQAAGSVATDTLLEDEPVDICEVVENDKGISHFFTAHITPFYERKWGSFLRQFKANNKPA; encoded by the coding sequence ATGAATGAAACCAATCAGCGCCTTGAAGAGGTGCTAAAACTGGCCGCGACTGAGCCTGCTCATCGCCCTGAATTTTTTGCTCTGCTGATGGACGCCAGCGTCTGGGTGCCAGGTGAAAGCCCGGAGGAACAGGCCGTCACCGCTGAATCTCAGGTGGACCTGCAGCACTGGGAAAAAGACGACGGCACCAGCATCATTCCCTTCTTTACCTCGGTAGAAGCGATGGAGCAGGCGGTCACCGAAGAGCAGCCGTTCCTGGTGATGCCGGTACGCACCCTGTTTGAAATGACGGTGGGAGAAACGCTGTTTCTTAACCCTAAGCTGCCGACAGGCAAAGAGTTCTCTCCACGCGAAATCACCAGCCTGTTGGGCGAAGGCGCGAATGCGCTTAGCCAGCAAACGGTGCTGGAAGGGGGAACCTCGCTGTTACTGTCTGAGATTGCTGAACCGCCAGCGCAGATGATTGATTCCCTGACCCAGCTGTTTGCGAAATATAAGCAGGTTCGTCGGGCTTATGTGGCGCATATCAAAGAAGCGGCAGAGGATCGGCCAAACCTGTTGATTGGGATTGAAGCGGACAGCGATATCGAGGCGATTATTCAGGCGGCGGGCAGTGTGGCAACGGATACGCTGCTGGAAGATGAGCCGGTGGATATTTGTGAAGTGGTGGAAAACGATAAAGGCATTAGCCACTTCTTTACCGCCCATATCACCCCGTTTTATGAACGCAAGTGGGGCAGCTTCCTGCGGCAGTTTAAGGCGAACAATAAGCCGGCATAA
- the pepB gene encoding aminopeptidase PepB — MTTTPMKITLSTAAADARWGEKATLTSNDSGMTIHLTGGDVLATIQRAARKIDAQGIRHVSLSGDWDLEKSWAFWQGYRGPKGQRTVEWATLNDSDRAEFDSRMKIINWVRDTINLPAEDLSPEQLAQRAVDLLCGAGSDKVSYRITKGEDLRKQGYMGLHTVGRGSTRSPAFLALDYNPTGDENAPVFACLVGKGITFDTGGYSLKPSGSMDSMKSDMGGAATLTGSLALAISRGLTKRVKLYLCCADNMVSGNAFRLGDIITYRNGKTVEVMNTDAEGRLVLADGLIDASEQNPELLIDAATLTGAAKTALGNDYHALFSFDDRLAQSLLGSATDENEPFWRLPLAEFHRGHLPSNFADLNNIAAPSHTAGASSAAAFLSHFVKNYQQGWLHIDCSATYRKGAVDQWSAGATGLGVRTVANMLLK; from the coding sequence ATGACAACCACACCAATGAAAATAACACTGTCAACGGCAGCGGCGGATGCACGTTGGGGCGAAAAAGCGACCCTGACCAGCAATGACAGCGGGATGACCATTCATCTGACCGGCGGCGATGTGCTGGCAACTATCCAGCGCGCAGCGCGTAAAATTGATGCGCAGGGCATCCGTCATGTCAGCCTGAGTGGCGACTGGGATTTGGAAAAAAGCTGGGCATTCTGGCAGGGTTATCGTGGGCCGAAAGGGCAGCGCACCGTTGAGTGGGCGACGCTGAATGACAGCGACCGTGCCGAATTCGACAGCCGCATGAAGATCATCAACTGGGTGCGCGACACCATCAACCTGCCTGCAGAAGACCTTAGCCCTGAGCAACTGGCTCAGCGTGCCGTCGATCTGCTGTGTGGCGCAGGCAGCGACAAGGTCAGCTACCGCATCACCAAAGGCGAAGATCTGCGCAAGCAGGGCTATATGGGCCTGCACACCGTCGGTCGTGGCTCGACCCGCAGCCCGGCGTTTTTGGCGCTGGATTACAACCCAACGGGCGATGAGAACGCACCGGTGTTTGCCTGCCTGGTGGGTAAGGGCATCACCTTTGATACCGGCGGCTACAGCCTGAAGCCGAGCGGTTCAATGGACTCAATGAAGTCAGATATGGGCGGTGCAGCGACGCTGACCGGTTCTCTGGCGCTGGCCATCAGCCGTGGGCTGACCAAACGCGTCAAACTCTATCTTTGCTGTGCCGACAATATGGTTAGTGGCAACGCTTTCCGTCTGGGCGATATCATCACTTACCGTAACGGTAAAACCGTTGAAGTGATGAATACCGATGCCGAAGGGCGTCTGGTGCTGGCTGATGGCCTGATTGATGCCAGCGAGCAAAATCCCGAGCTGCTGATTGATGCCGCCACCTTAACCGGCGCGGCGAAAACCGCATTAGGTAATGATTACCACGCGCTGTTCAGCTTTGACGATCGGCTGGCTCAGTCGTTACTGGGCAGTGCAACGGATGAGAACGAGCCGTTCTGGCGCTTGCCGCTGGCTGAATTCCATCGTGGCCACCTGCCATCCAACTTTGCCGATCTGAACAACATTGCTGCGCCGTCACACACCGCCGGTGCCAGCTCTGCGGCCGCCTTCCTGTCGCATTTTGTGAAGAACTATCAGCAGGGCTGGCTGCATATCGACTGTTCAGCCACCTACCGTAAAGGTGCTGTCGATCAGTGGTCTGCCGGTGCGACGGGCTTAGGCGTGCGTACCGTCGCCAATATGCTGCTGAAATAA
- a CDS encoding IscS subfamily cysteine desulfurase, with the protein MKVPIYLDYAATTPADPRVAEKMIKCLTLDGTFGNPASRSHRFGWQAEEAVDIARNQVAELIGADPREIVFTSGATESDNLAIKGIAHFYQEKGRHIITSQTEHKAVLDTCIQLEREGFEVTYLAPASNGVIDLDLLQSVMRDDTILVSIMHVNNETGVVQDIGKISELCQARGILFHVDATQSVGKLPVDVTQIPVDLMSFSAHKIYGPKGIGGLYVRRKPRIRLEAQIHGGGHERGMRSGTLPVHQIVGMGEAFRIAKQEMAGEMARLSAFRHKLWSGFSDIEEVYLNGDLAAGAPNILNVSFNYVDGESLIMTLKDLALSSGSACTSASLEPSYVLRALGLNDELAHSSLRFSLGRFTTEEEIDYAIQLVQKSIGRLRELSPEWKAFKANSQTATTSR; encoded by the coding sequence ATGAAGGTTCCGATTTACCTTGATTACGCTGCAACCACCCCTGCCGATCCTCGCGTAGCCGAGAAAATGATCAAGTGCCTGACGCTCGACGGCACCTTTGGTAATCCCGCATCCCGTTCTCACCGTTTTGGCTGGCAAGCCGAAGAAGCGGTGGATATCGCCCGTAATCAGGTGGCCGAATTAATTGGCGCCGATCCGCGCGAAATCGTCTTCACCTCCGGCGCGACCGAATCCGATAATCTGGCGATCAAAGGCATTGCTCACTTCTATCAGGAGAAGGGCAGGCACATCATCACCAGCCAGACCGAGCATAAAGCGGTGCTGGACACCTGTATTCAGCTGGAACGTGAAGGGTTCGAAGTCACTTACCTGGCACCAGCCAGCAACGGGGTGATCGACCTGGATCTGCTGCAGTCGGTGATGCGCGATGACACCATCCTGGTGTCGATCATGCACGTGAACAACGAAACGGGCGTGGTGCAGGACATTGGCAAAATTTCTGAGCTTTGCCAGGCGCGCGGTATTCTGTTCCATGTTGATGCGACGCAAAGCGTCGGTAAATTACCGGTCGATGTCACCCAGATCCCAGTCGATCTGATGTCATTTTCTGCGCATAAAATTTACGGCCCTAAAGGCATCGGCGGTCTGTATGTTCGCCGTAAACCGCGTATCCGTCTGGAAGCGCAGATCCACGGCGGCGGTCATGAGCGCGGTATGCGTTCCGGAACGCTTCCCGTGCATCAAATTGTCGGCATGGGGGAAGCATTCCGCATCGCTAAGCAGGAGATGGCTGGTGAAATGGCGCGCCTGAGCGCATTTCGCCACAAACTCTGGTCGGGCTTCAGTGACATCGAGGAAGTCTATCTGAATGGCGATTTGGCGGCGGGTGCGCCGAATATCCTCAACGTCAGCTTTAATTATGTCGACGGTGAGTCGCTAATTATGACGCTGAAAGATCTCGCGCTGTCGTCAGGCTCTGCCTGTACCTCTGCCAGCCTTGAGCCTTCCTATGTGCTTCGCGCATTGGGGCTGAATGATGAGCTGGCGCACAGTTCACTGCGTTTCTCTTTGGGCCGTTTTACTACCGAAGAAGAGATCGACTATGCGATTCAGCTGGTGCAGAAGTCGATTGGCCGCCTGCGCGAGCTTTCCCCGGAGTGGAAAGCATTCAAAGCTAACAGTCAGACAGCAACGACTTCTCGTTGA
- the iscR gene encoding Fe-S cluster assembly transcriptional regulator IscR: protein MRLTSKGRYAVTAMLDVALHSHQGPVPLADISERQGISLSYLEQLFSRLRKNGLVASVRGPGGGYLLGKSSDAIAVGAVITAVDESVDATKCQGKEGCQGGERCLTHVLWRDLSERISDFLNNISLAELVNNQEILEVADRQNNTEKARVSNGRVHETINVNLRA from the coding sequence ATGAGACTGACATCCAAAGGCCGTTATGCCGTTACTGCTATGCTCGACGTTGCACTTCACTCCCATCAGGGGCCTGTGCCGTTAGCTGATATTTCAGAACGTCAGGGCATCTCCCTGTCTTATCTGGAGCAGCTGTTCTCACGCCTGCGCAAAAATGGCCTGGTGGCTAGCGTACGTGGTCCAGGCGGTGGTTACCTGTTGGGTAAAAGCTCTGACGCGATCGCGGTCGGTGCCGTGATTACGGCGGTTGACGAATCCGTTGATGCGACTAAGTGTCAGGGTAAAGAAGGCTGCCAGGGTGGCGAACGCTGCCTGACTCACGTGCTGTGGCGTGACCTGAGCGAGCGTATCAGCGACTTCCTGAACAACATTTCACTGGCTGAGCTGGTTAACAACCAGGAAATCCTGGAAGTGGCTGACCGTCAGAACAATACTGAAAAAGCGCGCGTGTCCAATGGCCGCGTGCATGAAACCATTAACGTCAATCTGCGTGCCTGA
- the trmJ gene encoding tRNA (cytosine(32)/uridine(32)-2'-O)-methyltransferase TrmJ, which translates to MLQNIRIVLVETSHTGNMGSVARAMKTMGLTNLYLVNPLVKPDSQAIALAAGASDVIGEAHIVDTLDEALAGCSLVVGTSARSRSLPWPMLDPRECGIKSVQEGQQAPVALVFGRERVGLTNEELQKCHYHVAIAANPEYSSLNLAMAVQIIAYEVRMAFLQSQETVQPEYEESPYPLVDDLERFYQHMEQMMTHSGFIREGSPGQVMSKMRRLFTRARPERDELNILRGMLSSLQKPKGEK; encoded by the coding sequence ATGCTGCAAAACATCCGAATCGTGCTAGTTGAAACCTCTCACACCGGCAACATGGGATCCGTCGCCCGCGCGATGAAAACCATGGGACTGACCAACCTTTATCTGGTTAACCCTCTCGTCAAGCCTGACTCCCAGGCTATCGCCCTGGCGGCGGGTGCCAGCGATGTGATCGGCGAAGCCCACATTGTTGACACCCTCGATGAAGCCCTGGCCGGCTGTAGTCTGGTTGTTGGCACCAGTGCCCGCTCCCGTTCGCTGCCGTGGCCGATGCTGGATCCGCGCGAATGCGGGATCAAAAGCGTGCAGGAAGGTCAGCAGGCGCCGGTCGCGCTGGTCTTTGGCCGCGAGCGCGTGGGTCTGACTAATGAAGAGCTGCAGAAATGTCACTACCACGTGGCAATCGCCGCTAACCCGGAATACAGCTCGCTGAACCTGGCGATGGCGGTGCAGATCATCGCTTATGAAGTGCGTATGGCGTTTTTACAGTCGCAGGAAACCGTGCAGCCAGAGTACGAAGAGTCGCCATATCCGCTGGTCGATGACCTTGAGCGCTTCTATCAGCATATGGAACAGATGATGACCCACAGCGGCTTTATCCGTGAAGGCAGCCCTGGCCAGGTAATGAGTAAAATGCGTCGCCTGTTCACTCGAGCCCGCCCGGAGCGCGATGAACTGAATATTCTGCGCGGCATGCTCTCTTCGCTGCAAAAGCCAAAGGGCGAAAAGTAG